A region of Schistocerca gregaria isolate iqSchGreg1 unplaced genomic scaffold, iqSchGreg1.2 ptg001160l, whole genome shotgun sequence DNA encodes the following proteins:
- the LOC126329076 gene encoding integrator complex subunit 11-like: protein MSQIKVVPLGAGQDVGRSCIVVSIGGKNIMFDCGMHMGYNDERRFPNFKYLSPEGNFDQVIDCVIISHFHLDHCGALPYFTEMCGYSGPIVMTYPTKSVCPILLEDFRKIIVERRGEANFFTSAMIKDCIKKVTAVNIHQTLKIDDELEVKAYYAGHVIGAAMFYVKVGLQSCLYTGDYNMTPDRHLGSAQIDKLRVDLMITETTYATTIRDSKRCRESEFLKVVHETVKRGGKVLIPVFALGRAQELCILIETYWERMNLAHVPVYFSAGLVEKANLYYKLFISWTNQKIKETFFRRNMFDFKHIKPFDRSYADKPGPMVLFAAPGMLHAGTSLDVFRKWCGDEHNTCILPGYCVAGTVGNKILSGATHVELDKKTKVEVKLKVQGISFSAHADAKGILQLIEQCRPKNVMLVHGEKEKMQFLKERIEDELGISCYNPANGEVAVINLKPPVPVDLSKTFIKEQPYSLTARQLMKALCEKEETCESVESALKKIRTHDEMEINGILVTDQQTRRQCGKAISGKILSAREVQDIFNLKQHRLYFDMKKKLPQHANIQEYWNAVLSDFEDIAMPEDSKEVRFLTYESVTITYEPAPSNHVRFTWEYKDENAAMKLMNRLDRLAEEKADCQANAAA, encoded by the exons ATGTCTCAGATCAAGGTGGTGCCGCTAG GTGCCGGACAGGATGTTGGGAGATCATGCATTGTCGTTTCCATAGGGGGCAAGAACATTATGTTTGACTGCGGCATGCACATGGGGTACAAT GATGAGCGTAGGTTTCCGAACTTCAAGTATTTGTCTCCGGAGGGGAACTTCGATCAGGTCATCGACTGCGTGATTATAAGTCACTTTCACCTGGACCACTGCGGCGCGCTTCCGTACTTCACGGAGATGTGTGGCTATTCCGGGCCCATCGTCATGACCTATCCTACTAAGTCCGTTTGTCCCATTCTTTTGGaggactttcggaaaatcattgtCGAACGTCGGGGCGAAGCCAACTTCTTCACGTCTGCCATGATAAAGGACTGCATAAAGAAAGTGACGGCTGTGAACATTCACCAGACGCTGAAGATAGACGACGAGTTGGAGGTCAAGGCCTACTATGCTGGTCACGTGATAGGCGCGGCTATGTTTTACGTGAAGGTCGGTTTGCAGAGCTGTCTTTACACGGGGGACTACAACATGACTCCAGACCGCCACTTGGGAAGCGCGCAGATAGACAAGCTTCGGGTGGACCTGATGATTACCGAGACGACCTATGCGACGACCATTCGCGATAGCAAGCGGTGCAGAGAGTCCGAGTTTTTGAAGGTGGTTCACGAAACGGTTAAAAGGGGTGGAAAGGTGTTGATTCCCGTTTTCGCGTTGGGTCGCGCCCAGGAGCTTTGCATCTTGATAGAGACGTACTGGGAGCGCATGAATCTAGCTCACGTGCCCGTCTACTTCTCCGCTGGACTTGTTGAGAAGGCCAATCTTTACTACAAGCTTTTCATCAGTTGGACGaatcaaaaaattaaagaaactttttttaGACGCAACATGTTCGATTTCAAGCACATAAAACCGTTCGATCGGTCCTACGCTGACAAGCCGGGACCCATGGTCCTGTTCGCGGCGCCCGGGATGCTGCACGCCGGCACGTCGCTGGACGTCTTTCGGAAGTGGTGCGGCGACGAGCACAACACGTGCATTTTGCCCGGATATTGCGTCGCGGGAACGGTCGGAAATAAGATTCTTTCCGGCGCGACGCACGTCGAGCTGGACAAGAAGACCAAGGTTGAGGTTAAGTTGAAGGTCCAGGGCATATCCTTTTCTGCCCACGCGGACGCCAAGGGTATTTTGCAACTCATCGAGCAGTGCAGGCCGAAGAACGTGATGTTGGTTCACGGAGAGAAGGAGAAGATGCAATTTTTGAAGGAAAGAATCGAAGACGAGCTCGGAATTTCCTGCTACAATCCAGCGAACGGCGAGGTCGCGGTCATCAACCTGAAGCCCCCTGTTCCGGTTGACCTGTCGAAGACCTTCATCAAGGAACAGCCATACAGCCTGACCGCTCGCCAGTTAATGAAGGCGCTGTGCGAGAAAGAAGAGACGTGCGAGAGCGTCGAGTCCGCGCTGAAAAAGATACGCACTCACGACGAAATGGAGATTAACGGCATTCTCGTCACGGACCAGCAAACACGTCGCCAGTGCGGAAAGGCCATTTCCGGAAAGATACTGAGCGCTCGGGAGGTTCAAGACATATTCAACTTAAAGCAACATCGACTCTACTTTGACATGAAGAAGAAGCTGCCTCAGCACGCAAACATTCAAGAATACTGGAATGCGGTTCTGTCCGACTTCGAAGACATCGCAATGCCGGAAGATTCCAAGGAAGTCCGCTTTCTGACGTATGAGAGCGTAACAATCACATACGAACCAGCACCGTCGAATCACGTCCGCTTCACCTGGGAATACAAA GATGAAAACGCGGCAATGAAGCTCATGAACCGCCTGGACCGCCTCGCAGAAGAAAAGGCCGACTGCCAAGCAAACGCTGCGGCgtaa